A window of Brevinema andersonii genomic DNA:
CACTAAAAGCACACCTTTATCTGTCTTCGAACGAATCAGTCGACCGATCCCTTGCTTGAAACGCAAAAGTGCCCGCGGAATTGACAATTCCTGAAACGAATTTTTACCTTGAGCTTGAAGAATTTTTGATTTCGCCTTGAACAGAGGATCACTCGGATTATCGAAAGGTAATTTGTCAATGACCAAAAAGCGAAGATGATCTCCTGGCACATCTATGCCTTCCCAAAAGCTTGCAGTTGCAAAAATCACAGTATAATCCTTTGCATGCATAGTTTGAAGTAGTTCTTCCCGGGAAAATTCTTTTTGGCTCATCGGGAAAAGCCCAGCTTGGGAAAAATCAGGAGCTAATTTTTCGTAAGCAAAACCTAACGCTTTGTAAGACGTAAACAAAATCAAAGTACCTCCTCCTACAGCAAGTATTGCTTCTCGAAGCAAATTCAGTTTTTCTGATTCTATTTTTTGCGGAGAGATACCGCTCTCTTCAAATACAAGCATAGCCATTTGATTTTTATAGTCAAAAGGGCTAGGCAAAATAATTGATTCAACAATGCGGTCCTGCACAAAATTCAAACCCACACCTTGAATAAAATAATCAAACTTACCTTCAATAGACAACGTAGCTGACGTAGCAATTGTAAAATCTTTAACTCTGAAAATATGTTTCGCTAGAAAATCGCCAACATCCGCAGACCCTACAGAAAAACGAACAATATTTGAAGACAATTCCATTTGCTTAACATGTGTATTTTCTTCTTCAAGATTGAAAATTTTTTCAAAAGTACGTCTCATTTCCAGCAAGGCATCATTATGAATGGCAGCTACTTTCAAAATTTCGAGAATTCTTTCTTCCACAAACAGTTCTGTCATTTTTTTTATAAGACTTGTCAATAAAACTTCAATACTACGTACACTATCAAACAGATCCTTTAATATAGTTATGGCTTGTTTCCAACCAGGTTTACTGAGAGTGTAAAGATCAAGCTCAACCAAATTAAACTCTAATTCTTTCAAACACTCTCGGAATAAAAGCTCCCGTTGCTTGAGTGTCGATGATAAGTCTACAATCCGCTCTGACACATTATAAAAAAGTTCGCTCAATTCTGGATGAGCATCCAAGCCCGAACGGTCGCGGAGTAAACTAAGCTGACCAAAATTTCTATCAGCATTGCGTCGGAACAAACGCGACAAACGCCATGCAATCCCACCGAAAGAAAATTCATCCGCCATAGCTCGAAGGGCTGCATCTTCAAGATGATGACCCTCATCCAGCACAAGTCCCGAAAAATGAGGAAGAGTTGCAATAAAACCTTGTTCTTCATCGATCGCAGACAGCAACAAAGCATGGTTCCCGATAATAATATGTGATGCCTCAGCTGCCATTCGTGCTTTATAGTAAAAACAAGAACTATAAAACGGACATTCTTTTCTGGGACAATTAGGAGTTGAAGCAGAAATTTCATCCCAAAGGCTGTGAGGAATAGGCTCGGGAAGCGATGATCTTAAGCCATCTGTTGTTTTTTCAAGCCATATCATAATCATCTCAAGATGCAAAGAAATCGCCTCCTGATTGTCGAAAAGTAAACGTGATTTATCTGTATCATGAACCAATTCATCAACCATTTTAGGACAAATGTAATTATTTCGGCCCACAAGCACAGCAAAACGTGGCCTGATTCCTGTTACTTTTTCTACAATAGGAGCAACAAGTTCGACATCTTTTTTAGCAATTTGATTTTGCAAATTAATTGTATGTGTCGTAATAAGGACACGTTTATCAGCTTGGACAGCCCATAAAGTGATAGGAATTAAATAAGACAGCGATTTTCCTGTCCCTGTTCCTGCCTCAGCAAGAAGAATCTGATCATCGTTAATCGCAGAGACAATTTTCCGAACTAGCTGCTCTTGCTCAAAACGTTCTTCATAAGACCCTATTGTTTGCGCTAAAAGCCCCTCTTTTTGGAACAACTTAAGCACTTGATTTTCTTCAAGAAATATACGTGGTTTAGGCTTGTACACAATATTCAATTGTTCACAACTGTTATCAACAATATAAAAACCCAGTTTACGCATAGCCAGCAAAGATGCAATGTGAATATCAGGATTAGATGCACGCAGATCACCAGACGGATGATTATGAATAACCAAATCACCACGCAGCCCCTCAGCAAGAGGTGCCGGCACTGATTCATCATTCCCAAATGCTACTGCCTCGATCTCTGATACAATTCCATAACGATCCACCCAGCCTACAAAAAAAACTTCTGCATCATCATATTGTTGAATAATATGCGCAATTTCATCACGCACAGACTGCCGAATAAATTCTCCTGCCTCTCTGTTCACAAAAATTCCTTAAAAATCGATATAATCGGCAATCTGATCTTTGGAAATAAGCACCTGCCAGCCTTTGCCGGCACTAACAGGCGGCATAACAATATTAAGATCCTTCATAGTTTCGATAAGACGCGATGCCCTATTATAACCCACTCTAAAACGCCTTTGGATAGCAGATGCAGAAATTTCACCGCTATCAACCGCATAACGTAATACTTCTGCAAACAAAGGATCAGTTAATGCATCAGTTTTAGACCCATCTTGGATACTGTCTTTATTAGCAGAAAGTAATTCTTCAAAATCAATCGCATAATTAGGAGGTCCATTCTTTTTGACAGCACTTACAACCGTTTCAACATCATGCCCAGACACATAAGGCGACTGAATGCGCACAGTATCCATATGCTCAGGTGACATAAACAGCATATCGCCACGACCTAACAATGCTTCCGCACCATTTTTATCAAGAATTGTACGCGAATCTATCTTTGAACTCACACGAAACGCAACTCTGCACGGAAAATTCGCTTTTATGACACCTGTAACAACATCCACCGACGGCCGCTGCGTCGCAACTACTAAATGCATACCCACAGCCCGTGCCATTGCTGCAAGACGTGAAATATTTTTCTCTGTATCCTTAGGTGAACGAAGCATTAAATTAGCAAATTCGTCGATAATAATAACAATATAAGGAAGCTTTTCATAACCAGATTCTTCAGCGCCGAACAGAGAACTTTCTACCAAACTTTGATATTCTTTAATATTACGCACACCGTTTTCCGACAAAATTTTATACCGTCGGTCCATTTCATTAACAGCCCATTCTAGAGATGCCATCGCCTCTTCGGGCTTGGTAATAATTGGTGCCAAAAGATGAGGAATGCCGTTATAAAGCTCTAACTCAACCATTTTGGGATCAATCATGATAAATTTTAGATCATCGGCTGACAGCTTGAACAACAGTCCCATAATCAGCGCATTAATATAAACACTCTTACCACTTCCGGTAGTACCTGCAACCAATAAATGTGGTGTTGTTGCAAGGTCACTGACTAACACTTTACCACCTATATCGGTACCTAAAATCAAGGGAAGAGCAGCATCGGACTGCTGAAATTCTGAACTTTCAATAAACTGACGCAGCAAAAATTGTCTTCTGATTTTATTCGGAACTTCAATTCCTATATAACTTCTACCTTCTACGGGACTGATAATTCGAATATTTGATGTACCAGCTTGCAATGCCAGATCATCCTGTAAATTGCGGATCGTACGGAGTTTCAACCCGGGAGGAGGTTCCAATTCAAATCTCGTAATAGCAGGACCACGACTATAATCGACTACTTTCATACGGATATTAAAACTTTCAAAAGTATCTTCAATCATGCGGATCGTTTCCTCAATCTCATCGTCTTCAAGTTCGTGAAAAACAATTTCTAAATTAGGATCTAAATCCTCAACTTTAGGAAAGACAATTTCTATTGGCTTGCCCAGTGAATGATCCACAGGATATTCATCTGTAGCTACCAAATAACTTTGAGTAGTAAATCTAGGTAAAAGTGCCGCTTCATTTTGGTCTAAATCTGATATTTCCGGAATCAAATTAGGAATTTCCTCAACCATCAGGGGGGAATCAGCAGAAACAATAGATTCTTTTTCTTCATCAATATTGAATTTTTCTTCAAGAGAACCTATTTCAACAGATTCTATAACAATAGGCACTATCTCTGATTCATGCAGATCTACATTTTCCCACGGAGATACATGTTTTTCTTTAGAAAATTCATGAGCAACATCCTCTTCTTGGTCTTCTATCGACGATTGTATATCATCAAATAAAATTTCTTCATAAGCAGCTTCATCTTCCGATTCAGTTATATTATCAGCTTCATTGATTTCGATAGGATCATCTTCTAACTCTTGGATTATGTTTTGATCAATATCATCTACTGTTCTGTCAGCATCTTCAGAAATATCTGTATCCATATTATCTATTAGTTCGTTTTCAAATTCCAAAGCTACAGGAGCTGTAGGTTCATAAGTAAAAACTTTCTCCCAATCTCTGGGTGGAGCGCTTGCCGGCAAATCTAAATCCTCATCTTCGAAGGATGATACCGTATTTTCAATGCCTTCTTCAAAATCTGCAGTTTCTTCTTCAGTCTCAATAATATCCTCTTCTTTTATTTCTATTTCCTCAGTATCAACAGTATCCGCTATCTCATCAAGTGTTGGCATGTCGTCAGAAGGCTCTGGCATTATCATTTCATCAAGAAGATCTTTACTAATTTGCACATTTTCAATAGGCTCAGGAACAGTGGTTTCGTTATCGGCAGGAGCATCATCAAACTCTTGATGTGTAAAATTATATTCCGGAATAGAAATAGGAATTTTATCCTGTTCAAGAAAGAAATCATCAAATACAGAAATCGGTATTTCTTGTACTTCAGACTCAGAAACAGATATTTTATCGTTTCCTTTCAACAAACGAATTTCATCTCCTAACTCTTCTACTGCATCATCGTCGAAAATAGAAAAGTTGACATTTGGTTTATGCGTTAGCTGTTCATCAATTTGTTCGGTCAACATATCAAAAATAACCTCACCTTGAATAGGTTGTTGGCTGTGATACAATTCCGCTAATTCCTGCTGTTTCTTGTGCAGTTTTTCGCGAAGTTCTTGCTGATGCTGGAATTTTGCTCGCAATTCCGATTCCAATTGAGAAATTAAATTCTTCTCCTGTTCATCCAGCATGTATAATTGATGATATTGATCCGCTAATTCTTGTTGTTTACGACGGATTTTCTCTTGAAATGCATTTTTCTGTTGTATTTTCTGTTGGTTTCTATGATCCAAATTATTAATCAATTGAGTTTCTGCTTCTGTTAATTCTCGTGATTCACCAGCATTTGAATGGAAAATATCTTGATCTGGAGATTCAAAAATTTCCGGCAGAATTAAACGATAAGGATCAGCAATTTCTTCCGTAGAAGAGTAATTTTGACTAAATTTTTCGCCCTTATAAAAACCATATTCATCTAACAATATTTCTTTTTGCGCAATCAACTTATCAAAAGCAACATCATTATCCGACAAACTTAATGTCTTCATATATTGCACATTGGAAATTAACACATCATTACATGCTTTTGCTGGTGTGTCCACAACATATAATTCATTATCAAGTTCTAATATTCTAGTCTCCGTGCGACGGATATCAGCTTCTTTATTTTTAAGATGCCGCTCCGATTCCTGTTCATACTCAACAGTGTCAATAAACCCTTTATCCAATGATAAACGAATAGTTTTATGTGCTGGCTTGACAAAATCTTCCGTACGATTATAATCATCTGGCAATTGGGGCATATATTTTTGATGTTCTTCATTTCGTTCAACCGCAGGAATTCGAAACACTTTTACATTTTCCAGTTCATCTAAAGAATCAGGTGGCACCGTATATTCTGTATGAATTTCCGGCATATCATCAAGTTCTAAGCGATTTTCTTCTAAAACATCGTAAAAAGGATTGGGCGGGTTTTTATAAGAGTCCGTCAAATCAACATCAACATCTCGCAAAAAAGAGGGCTCTTCTGGGCGTGTAAGACGTTTTTTGTTAAGATAAAAAGTTTGATCTTCTTGATGATGCTCAATCGGCTCTTCAAAAATTTCTACTGGCTGCTTATCAACATAAATCCATTCTTCAGCTTTATCCCATTGTTTTTGTTGATGAGCAGCACGCCTGTATGTCATAAATTTTTTCCATAAAGTATGAGGAAACTTCCATAAAGCTATAACAGAAACAATTAGCATTATCCAAAAAAATGTCTGAAGTATAGTGTCGGGGAAAATTGACTTCAGTGCTTGGTATACCATAGCACCAAAAATTCCTCCCTTAAGATAAGATTCAGAACCATAAATACATGATAAACAAATCGCTGTTAATATAGATAAATATTGTGTAGAAAAAAAATAATTCAGTAAAGTTTTAGGAAAAATTCCAAAAATCAAACGCAAACCTATAATTAAAGAAAACAATACCCATAACCAAGATGCTTGCCCGTAAAATAGAATAAATGCTTCAGCAATTTGAGCACCAACAATACCCAACCAATTCATAGCATGAATGTTTGTAGATGAAGACAAACCAGCTACATCATTGGGGGAAAATGTTGCTAACGCTATAGACAGAATTAAAGAAAAAATAATCAGTGAGTAAGAAATAATAGCCCTTATCATGGAAATCCTTTTAGTATTGCTATTGCAGTGATTGCAACAGTAAAGCAGTAATATGCAAAAAGATAGAATTTTTTAGAGTTAAGGACAGCCATTAAAAACCTTAGTGAAAAAAGTCCGACAAAAAAGGCTGTTACAAAACCAGATGCTAACATTTTCCAAGAAACAGAAAGTTCCTGTTTGGAAGCATGAAAAAGTTCAAAAAACAAAGCACCAAAGATCGGCACAAAAGAGGCAAGAAAAGATAATTTGCCAGCAAATTTTGGAGTGCTTCCAAGAAAAAGTGCTGTAGATATTGTAATACCAGAACGTGAAATGCCAGTCAGTAATCCGAAACTTTGAGCAACACCCACTAAAAATGCATTTTTAAAAGAGAAATTCCTCAACGAAAGGTGTTTATTACGAGCAAATTGGGTGCTCCAAAGAATAACACCTGTTACAATCATCATAAAAGGAGTCCATACGCTAAGATTTTCAATATAAGGACGCAAAACTAAACCTGCCGTAAGTGTGGGTAATGAAACCACAGCAATAAGTCCAACCCACTTCAAAGCATAATGAGATTTCAAAGTATTTTTTTTCAAAAAAAAGTCAACCAGCCCGCGTAGAATAGCCCATATTTCCCTGCGGAAAAAACACAATGCCGCTAATGCAGTGCCCGCATGAAGACACAAAACATAAAGAAAATCAGACTTTTCTTGCCCAAACAGCAAAGAAAACAAATAAAGATGGCCGGAGCTTGATACAGGAAGAAATTCCGTTAACCCCTGTACAACAGATAACAAGATAAAAATTGAAATTTTAGACATAAAATAGGCCACCTTACTGCATAATATATATTATAGCTTATAAGAAAAAATATATCAAAAAATAGAGATATGGTACACAATTTTGAAATAAATAAAAATATAGTTTATAATAAACTATACAGCATACTTAAGGAGTTTTCCGTGAACGAAAAAGTTCAACGCGTTACCTTTTTTTCAAAAAATCTCATTACTTGTCCTGCATGCGGTACAGAATTTCAACGCGAGGAACTACAAACCGGCAGAGGCCGTATCAACGCAGGCGACTTGACTGATGAACTGCGGCGTCTCTACATTCCGACTCAGAAATATGGTACAGTAAATCCTCTTATATATCCTATTGTTGTGTGTCCTGAGTGTTTTTTTGCGGGGTTGCCTAGTGATATGCAGAAAATGACAGAAGTTCAGATTTCCAAAATCAACAAAGACAAAGGTAACCGCTTGAATCTGATTCGGAAAATTTTCGGGGAAACATTGAATTTTAGAGACTACCGTAATGTCATTACGGGATTAGGATCGTATATTCTGGCCTTTATGAATACAATTCACCTGCCTAAGGAATTTTCACCTACTGCACGGCGAGGGTTATATACGCTACGTGCGGCATGGCTTGCAGACGATGTTTATAAAAAAACAAATTTAGACCATTTCAAAAAACTTCGACAAGAAATGTATCGTCAAGCGTTGATTAATTATGAAAATGCTTTAGAACGTCAAATGAAAAATATTGAACCTTTTGACGGATTTGTCTGGATGGGTCCTGATGTAGATACCAATTTCGGTTATGATGGCATACTTTACATCACAGCTATTCTTACACTTAAAAATCTCGACCTCTTTATTAGTTGCGAAGAGCAAATCAACAAAATAGGTCGTGCAAAAATCGTATTGTCGAAAATTTTCGGAATAGGAAAATCAAATAAAGAAAAGCCAAAAGCCCTTGTTTCCCTATCAAAAAATCTCTATATGACCGCTAACAACATCCTGAAAAATTTTTCTGATCAAGGCATAGATATCAGTGCCGCAGAAACCGAAGAGGACCAGCATGAAAATATATAACAAAAGCTTAATATTGTTTTTCGTTATATTTTTAGTATCCTCACAAGTATCCAGTAATACTCATCAAATAGAGCAGCAGATCAAAGAAGCTCTTGATATCGATAATTATGCTGTTGCTGAAACATTGCTAAAAGATTTATTAAAACTTAACCCAGAAAATTCAACAGCATACCTCCTTTCAGCAGAGCTCTACTATAAAACTGGAAATTTCGAAGAAAGCATTTCTAACATTAACCGTGCTTTATATTATGCTCCTCAAAATGTTCAAAACTATATTCTTGCCGGCAATATTTATAGACAATCAGGAAAATATCAAGAAGCAGCAGATGCTTATAACAAGGCACTTGAAATAGATCCAGGAATAGCAGAAACATATTATGAATTTTCTTTGCTGAGATTCCAGGAATTAAAAATCATGGATGCACAGAGATTATTGAATCTATCAGAGAGTTTCAATCCGAAAGCATGGCAGAATAATATTTTAAAAGCTCGACTGGCACAGCATCAATCGAAAAGTAATCTAGCACAGCAGATTTTCTTAGAAACGATTGCCCAGTTTCCCCAAGAAGTTGGAATCTTACATGCACTTGCTGATTACTATATTGACGAAAAAAATTATGCCAAAGCTGTTGCTGTTTTGAAGGAAGCAAATACACGCTTTGGAAAGAGTGTTAAACGAGATATTCAAATTGCAGATTTATTATTTATTAAACAAAAATTTTCGGAAGCTTTAACATATTACCAAAATATCAAAAACGTTTTTAGTAACGTTGCATATCCAATTGCTGCATCTGTTAACTGGAATTTGTATAAGCTGTATCTGATACAAAATGATTCAAATAATGCAGAAATCAGTTTAAAAACAGCATTTGAGCTTTCGCCAGGAAATCAAATGTATCATTCGATATATGCCTTTTTCCTAGCAAAAAAATACCCTCCTAGTCATGAAAACAGAATTTCTCTAACAAAATACTTCGAGCAGACTGCAAAAAAAAATAAGAAAAAGGGATTAAGCAGCTATTATTTGACATTGCTAAAAACCATTATTCTGCTTGATCCGTTCAATGATCAGGCTTATCATGAACTTTTAGAATTTGCCAAGATAAAAAAAAATGAATTCCAAGTGACAGATATTTTAAAACAAATAGCAAAATATTCTACAAACAAAAAAGCGATTACTACGCTTGAAATACGGGATCGATGGGCAAAAACAGGTCGTCTTAATCAGAAAGAACATAAATTATATCAATATAAAATATTATTTTTTATTGACGAAAATCAAGAATATTATGCACAACACTTCTCTGATATACTAGAATTTCTAAACCCTATGTTCCCAAAATTTGAGTTGCAAACTAAAATAAATAAAAATTTTGCTTTAGAAAGCCGCTCATTTTTCAGAACTAATACTAATAATGGCTTAATTATTCACTTATCAAACGATAAGGATAACCATATTAAAGCATTATTTTTTGATAAAAAAGGGTTGTTAGTTAAGAATAGAGAATTTAATTATCATTCGTCGTCATTCACTGAGAACGCACTTCAACTCTTAAAAGCCGTTTCACAATATTTAGTACCTATTGCTTATATCGAAAAAAGATTACCCGATTCGTCCTTCGAAACAGATCTAGGCAGCAGTTACGGTATAACAAATAATCAATTATTATCCGTTTTTGATGAAAATTTTCAGTTAATTACCGAATTGACAGTCTTAGAAACACAACTTTATTCATCCAAAGCTCGGTTAAACAGCACCCCAGCTAATTTGGATTCTGCTGAGATATTGTATACAACTCCCAAGTATTTGGACAAAGAATTTTACATAGATCCCGTACGGTTGTTCATTGGAGAATACAACGATACTTTCCCCCTCAATCCCACACCAAAATACAATTAAGAAGGCTATTATGAAACGAGAAAATAAAAAAATCCTTATTGTGGGGGCAGGTGAATTACAGGTTCCATTAATACAAGCCGCTAAAGAACTTGGACTTTTTGTTGTTGCTAGCGATCAGAATCCTGATGCTCCCGGTTTTGCTTATGCTGATGCAAAAATTATTGCTGATACTATGAATCCTCAAGAAAGTTTGGAAAAAATTATTTCATTTACGGCGCAAAACGGACCTATTCATGGAGTAGCAACAGCAGGAACAGACGCATCATTAGCAGTTGCAACAATTGCTCATCATTTTCATCTTCCAGGTCATAGTATTGAAGCAGCACACAGAGCTAGCAATAAAAAACTAATGCGTGAAGCCTTAGCATCGGCAGGGGTCTCAATTCCAAAATTTCAAATTTTCTCCACACTTAATGAATTAAATCGCTTTTTTAAAGAATTTAATAGCCCTTGTGTTGTTAAACCTATCAATAATATGGGAGCAAGAGGAACATCTTTAGTGAGAAAAGAAGACGAACTCGAAGCTGCTTTTCAGTTAGTGCAAAAATACTCTTCTTCCAATGAATATCTTATAGAAGAATATATCGATGCTCCGGAACTTAGTATTGACTCTCTAGTCTTTAATCATACTGTAACAATCACAGGAATTGCGGATCGAATTATTGAATATGCACCATATTTTGTAGAAACAGGTCATATTCTGCCGTCAAATCTGCCACAAGAATGGATTGACAGAGCATTAATTACGTTCCGAGATGCTATCAAAGCATTAGGATTAAAACACGGAGCAGCCAAAATAGATATAAAAGTTTCTAATGAAAGGACTTGGGTTATTGAAATAGCTGCACGTTTATCTGGCGGATATATGTCTTCACATACATTTCCGGCAGCTACTGGCATTCCGTTACACCGCTATATGGTGATGCTAGCGATGGGCGAACAACTTACATCATTCGGACCGACAAAAAATTTAGTCAGTATCGAACGCGCAATCATCGCCCCACCCGGAAAAATTATCGGCATTTCTGTCCCAGAAAACATTTCACAGCGAGAATTTATCACACACTTTTCGATGCGTGCTAATCCCGGTGATATTTCCGTTTCACCCAAAAATAATTTAGACAAAGCAGGCAGTATCATTGCGACAGCTCCAAGTCGATTACAAGCAATTCATGCAGTGAATAAAGCCATTAAGAGTATAAAATTTACAATAGAACCTGAATACGACTTGCATACATATATTAAAGAATCCGAAGACAAAGCACGCATGCTCTTGAAAGGCACATGTAATGTATGCAGAACATGTGATGGACTTTGGTGCCGTGGGCAGATCCCAGGAGTGGGTGGCGTCGGCACAGGAGAAGGATTCATACAAAGCTACCAACGTTACCGAGAACTTAAATTAGTGCCTACTTACATTCACAACGTCAGAAATGTAGACACATCGATAGAAATGTTCGGACAAAAACACTCTATGCCAGTATTCACAGCTCCTATTGGAGGGGTCTATATCAATTATAACAATGCCTCTACGGAGTTAGAATTTCAAAGGGCACTCATCAAAGGAGCTTATCAAGCAGGTACTATGGGATTCATTGCTGATCCTGCACCATTAAATGTTTTTTCGGTATGTGCGCAGGCTATTTTAGAAAATTTTGGGCATTCTATTCCAATATGCAAACCGCGTACTGATTCAAACCTCATCAGAGAGAGATTTACAGCAGCTTTGGAAGCGGGAGCTTTAGGGATTGGCACGGATATCGATGGTATAGGATTAAAAACATTCATTCTTGCCGGACAAGGCACATGTCCTAAAACTATTGATGAATTAAGAGAAATTTCTCGAGGATATAAGGTTCCTTTTGTCATCAAAGGAATTTTATCTGTTCATGATGCCTTATCTGCTATTGACGCTGGAGCAACACATATCATTGTGTCTTCACACGGAGGCAGAATCAACGAAGCATTTCCGTGTCCTATAGATGTTCTGCCTGCGATAAAAAAAGCTGTTGGAAACCGTGCTGGTATTCTCATAGACGGAGCAATTAGATCTGGTGCTGATGTCGTAAAAGCATTAATTTTAGGTGCTGATGCTGTTCTGATAGGACGTCCAGCAGCTTATCTTGCTATAGGAAATAATGCCCAAGGTGTTCGATCCTATCTTCTTAGTATAAAAAAACAAATCGAAACAACTATGTTATTAATAAACGCATCATCAATACAGGATCTTAAAGATAACCCGAAATTGCTTATAGATATGAAAAACTGAATTTAAATATCCTCTAAAGAAATATCTTCTAAGAAGAACAGTTCTTTTTGGAGGACGGGATCCAATACAACTCCATGATATAGTGCCGTTACAACAATATAGTTTTCATCTAATAAAGAAAGATCATGTTCAGTCGACGCAGTGGGATGGGTAGAACGGCTACTAAAGTTAAGAAAAGATGTTCCTTCTTTTTCAAAAACATTAACTCGGGTATTATAGTCATGTTTGCCAAGTTGGGCGCATTTAATTCCTTTAGCAGAAAGAGTATAAGGAAAATTAACATTAATAATGGAATCTTTATAAGTTAAGATTTTAGGAGGCAATGCTTCAACAATACGACGAAGAATGCGCGCAGAATAAGCAAAAATTTCAGGAGCAGAAGCTTCATCATGATCTAAATCAAGCCTTATGTCTAAAGAAGATGCAATAGCAAATATTCCCTGGAACATAGCTTCCCGTGCAGCCCCAACCGTCCCGGAATAAAAAATATCCTGTGCTGCATTGA
This region includes:
- a CDS encoding DUF2225 domain-containing protein yields the protein MNEKVQRVTFFSKNLITCPACGTEFQREELQTGRGRINAGDLTDELRRLYIPTQKYGTVNPLIYPIVVCPECFFAGLPSDMQKMTEVQISKINKDKGNRLNLIRKIFGETLNFRDYRNVITGLGSYILAFMNTIHLPKEFSPTARRGLYTLRAAWLADDVYKKTNLDHFKKLRQEMYRQALINYENALERQMKNIEPFDGFVWMGPDVDTNFGYDGILYITAILTLKNLDLFISCEEQINKIGRAKIVLSKIFGIGKSNKEKPKALVSLSKNLYMTANNILKNFSDQGIDISAAETEEDQHENI
- a CDS encoding DNA translocase FtsK, which produces MIRAIISYSLIIFSLILSIALATFSPNDVAGLSSSTNIHAMNWLGIVGAQIAEAFILFYGQASWLWVLFSLIIGLRLIFGIFPKTLLNYFFSTQYLSILTAICLSCIYGSESYLKGGIFGAMVYQALKSIFPDTILQTFFWIMLIVSVIALWKFPHTLWKKFMTYRRAAHQQKQWDKAEEWIYVDKQPVEIFEEPIEHHQEDQTFYLNKKRLTRPEEPSFLRDVDVDLTDSYKNPPNPFYDVLEENRLELDDMPEIHTEYTVPPDSLDELENVKVFRIPAVERNEEHQKYMPQLPDDYNRTEDFVKPAHKTIRLSLDKGFIDTVEYEQESERHLKNKEADIRRTETRILELDNELYVVDTPAKACNDVLISNVQYMKTLSLSDNDVAFDKLIAQKEILLDEYGFYKGEKFSQNYSSTEEIADPYRLILPEIFESPDQDIFHSNAGESRELTEAETQLINNLDHRNQQKIQQKNAFQEKIRRKQQELADQYHQLYMLDEQEKNLISQLESELRAKFQHQQELREKLHKKQQELAELYHSQQPIQGEVIFDMLTEQIDEQLTHKPNVNFSIFDDDAVEELGDEIRLLKGNDKISVSESEVQEIPISVFDDFFLEQDKIPISIPEYNFTHQEFDDAPADNETTVPEPIENVQISKDLLDEMIMPEPSDDMPTLDEIADTVDTEEIEIKEEDIIETEEETADFEEGIENTVSSFEDEDLDLPASAPPRDWEKVFTYEPTAPVALEFENELIDNMDTDISEDADRTVDDIDQNIIQELEDDPIEINEADNITESEDEAAYEEILFDDIQSSIEDQEEDVAHEFSKEKHVSPWENVDLHESEIVPIVIESVEIGSLEEKFNIDEEKESIVSADSPLMVEEIPNLIPEISDLDQNEAALLPRFTTQSYLVATDEYPVDHSLGKPIEIVFPKVEDLDPNLEIVFHELEDDEIEETIRMIEDTFESFNIRMKVVDYSRGPAITRFELEPPPGLKLRTIRNLQDDLALQAGTSNIRIISPVEGRSYIGIEVPNKIRRQFLLRQFIESSEFQQSDAALPLILGTDIGGKVLVSDLATTPHLLVAGTTGSGKSVYINALIMGLLFKLSADDLKFIMIDPKMVELELYNGIPHLLAPIITKPEEAMASLEWAVNEMDRRYKILSENGVRNIKEYQSLVESSLFGAEESGYEKLPYIVIIIDEFANLMLRSPKDTEKNISRLAAMARAVGMHLVVATQRPSVDVVTGVIKANFPCRVAFRVSSKIDSRTILDKNGAEALLGRGDMLFMSPEHMDTVRIQSPYVSGHDVETVVSAVKKNGPPNYAIDFEELLSANKDSIQDGSKTDALTDPLFAEVLRYAVDSGEISASAIQRRFRVGYNRASRLIETMKDLNIVMPPVSAGKGWQVLISKDQIADYIDF
- a CDS encoding ATP-dependent DNA helicase — protein: MNREAGEFIRQSVRDEIAHIIQQYDDAEVFFVGWVDRYGIVSEIEAVAFGNDESVPAPLAEGLRGDLVIHNHPSGDLRASNPDIHIASLLAMRKLGFYIVDNSCEQLNIVYKPKPRIFLEENQVLKLFQKEGLLAQTIGSYEERFEQEQLVRKIVSAINDDQILLAEAGTGTGKSLSYLIPITLWAVQADKRVLITTHTINLQNQIAKKDVELVAPIVEKVTGIRPRFAVLVGRNNYICPKMVDELVHDTDKSRLLFDNQEAISLHLEMIMIWLEKTTDGLRSSLPEPIPHSLWDEISASTPNCPRKECPFYSSCFYYKARMAAEASHIIIGNHALLLSAIDEEQGFIATLPHFSGLVLDEGHHLEDAALRAMADEFSFGGIAWRLSRLFRRNADRNFGQLSLLRDRSGLDAHPELSELFYNVSERIVDLSSTLKQRELLFRECLKELEFNLVELDLYTLSKPGWKQAITILKDLFDSVRSIEVLLTSLIKKMTELFVEERILEILKVAAIHNDALLEMRRTFEKIFNLEEENTHVKQMELSSNIVRFSVGSADVGDFLAKHIFRVKDFTIATSATLSIEGKFDYFIQGVGLNFVQDRIVESIILPSPFDYKNQMAMLVFEESGISPQKIESEKLNLLREAILAVGGGTLILFTSYKALGFAYEKLAPDFSQAGLFPMSQKEFSREELLQTMHAKDYTVIFATASFWEGIDVPGDHLRFLVIDKLPFDNPSDPLFKAKSKILQAQGKNSFQELSIPRALLRFKQGIGRLIRSKTDKGVLLVLDARVFSKFYGKYFVNAAKPAQTFSLAPKEILQYIAKFFRISFPF
- a CDS encoding undecaprenyl-diphosphate phosphatase; amino-acid sequence: MSKISIFILLSVVQGLTEFLPVSSSGHLYLFSLLFGQEKSDFLYVLCLHAGTALAALCFFRREIWAILRGLVDFFLKKNTLKSHYALKWVGLIAVVSLPTLTAGLVLRPYIENLSVWTPFMMIVTGVILWSTQFARNKHLSLRNFSFKNAFLVGVAQSFGLLTGISRSGITISTALFLGSTPKFAGKLSFLASFVPIFGALFFELFHASKQELSVSWKMLASGFVTAFFVGLFSLRFLMAVLNSKKFYLFAYYCFTVAITAIAILKGFP